The Tautonia rosea genome includes a region encoding these proteins:
- a CDS encoding DEAD/DEAH box helicase yields the protein MICSTAVRRWFARTFPGGPTPAQSLAWPVINAAENVLLVSPTGTGKTLAAFLAILDRLYQQYEAGTLEPGLRCVYLSPLRSLGYDIERNLLEPLDAIRQDLGLDTSPVTIGVRTGDTSSHFRRKLREQPPHLLITTPESLSLVLSQKTWGRLWRSVEHLIVDEVHSLVPTKRGADLTVSLERLAAQADRDPGRIGLSATCRPPDPVARFLVGSTRSCRVIEAPRPDGKAGPIIEVESLLNRDEGPHRGLTYRRLLRRLRDETESNRTTIVFANTRAFTERITHDLKADLGAETVAAHHSALDANRRRTVEAALKAGELRAVVTSTSLELGVDIGSADLAVLVGLPGSASRCLQRVGRAGHRVGAQTKGLMLAATAAELAGAAVTARAAREGRVEPLRMVESPLDVLCQQLIGMACVGECSADEVFALVRKAGPMEHLNRADFDACLLFLAGELAAPAGAWEPEPGATPKWTSPRFWKKGGLFGVRNAKIIRWFRANVGTITSEESVKVLVDDEPIGTLEGNYAERLQRGDRFVLDGRALEFVRLDGLTVHARFSGGEPDLPRWTSDRQGLSAELAADLASFRYRGATLLDEGTSAFRAWLVEEYRLEPEAIGLLEDLFAAQEQLSEVPRPGSVLVEESPHEEGICYTVHAPLGRSACEAAARAFAARLGRRFGRDLGLVVADLGWQVRLPIEASLKSADLPPLLDPEGFAEDVLAGIDRGDLAARRFRHVASTALMVLRRPEGGRTKVGGLLWVSQRLYPLVQAACPDHPLLKETHREVLHDLLDTETALDWLQSRPVVRFRSLDGPSPFTACWIDSAGPEPLRFESPEEALRRFHERLFSGDQS from the coding sequence GTGATCTGTTCCACCGCCGTTCGTCGCTGGTTTGCCCGAACCTTCCCGGGAGGGCCGACTCCGGCCCAATCGCTGGCCTGGCCAGTGATCAACGCCGCGGAAAACGTGCTGCTTGTCTCTCCCACCGGCACGGGCAAGACGTTGGCGGCCTTCCTGGCGATCCTCGACCGGCTTTACCAGCAGTACGAAGCCGGAACCCTTGAGCCGGGCTTACGATGTGTCTATCTCTCTCCCTTGCGGAGCCTCGGTTATGACATTGAGCGGAACCTGCTGGAACCACTCGACGCCATTCGCCAGGATCTCGGCCTCGACACCAGCCCGGTGACGATCGGCGTCCGAACGGGCGACACGTCCAGCCACTTCCGCCGGAAGCTCCGGGAGCAACCGCCGCACCTCTTGATCACGACCCCGGAAAGCCTTTCACTGGTGCTCAGCCAGAAAACCTGGGGGCGGCTCTGGCGATCGGTTGAGCACCTGATCGTCGATGAGGTTCATTCGCTCGTCCCAACCAAGCGAGGGGCCGACCTGACCGTTTCGCTCGAACGCCTCGCGGCCCAGGCCGATCGTGACCCGGGCCGGATCGGCCTGTCTGCCACCTGCAGGCCACCCGACCCGGTCGCCCGATTTCTGGTCGGGTCGACCCGATCGTGTCGGGTGATCGAGGCTCCCCGCCCTGATGGGAAGGCCGGCCCGATCATCGAGGTCGAATCACTGCTGAACCGCGACGAAGGGCCGCACCGTGGCCTGACCTATCGACGACTCCTCCGGCGGCTGCGAGACGAAACGGAATCGAACCGCACGACGATCGTCTTCGCCAACACACGGGCCTTCACCGAGCGGATCACCCACGACCTGAAGGCGGACCTCGGGGCCGAGACCGTCGCGGCGCACCACTCGGCCCTCGACGCCAACCGCCGCCGGACGGTCGAGGCAGCCCTGAAGGCCGGAGAACTCCGGGCGGTCGTGACCAGCACCAGCCTGGAACTGGGGGTCGATATCGGCTCGGCCGATCTTGCCGTCCTGGTCGGCCTGCCGGGGAGCGCCTCACGATGCCTCCAGCGCGTCGGCCGGGCCGGGCACCGGGTTGGAGCACAAACAAAGGGCCTGATGCTCGCCGCCACCGCCGCCGAGTTGGCCGGGGCCGCCGTAACAGCCCGGGCAGCCCGCGAGGGGCGCGTCGAGCCGCTCAGGATGGTCGAATCGCCGCTCGACGTGCTCTGCCAGCAGCTCATCGGCATGGCCTGCGTCGGCGAGTGCTCGGCCGACGAGGTGTTCGCCCTCGTTCGCAAGGCCGGGCCGATGGAGCATCTCAACCGGGCTGACTTCGACGCTTGCCTTCTCTTCCTCGCCGGAGAACTCGCCGCCCCCGCCGGGGCCTGGGAGCCCGAGCCGGGAGCGACCCCCAAGTGGACCTCCCCCCGCTTCTGGAAGAAAGGGGGCCTGTTCGGGGTCCGTAACGCAAAGATTATCCGCTGGTTCCGGGCGAACGTGGGGACGATCACCTCGGAGGAATCGGTCAAGGTACTCGTCGATGACGAGCCGATCGGAACGCTCGAAGGAAACTATGCCGAGCGGCTCCAGCGCGGCGATCGGTTCGTTCTTGACGGTCGAGCTCTGGAGTTTGTCCGGCTCGACGGCCTGACCGTGCATGCCCGATTCTCGGGCGGGGAACCGGATCTCCCCCGTTGGACAAGCGACCGACAGGGACTCTCGGCCGAGCTGGCCGCGGATTTGGCTTCGTTTCGTTATCGAGGCGCAACCCTCCTTGACGAAGGGACTTCGGCCTTTCGGGCCTGGCTCGTCGAGGAGTACCGACTCGAACCGGAGGCGATCGGTCTGCTCGAAGACCTGTTCGCGGCGCAGGAGCAACTGAGCGAAGTCCCCCGGCCCGGTTCGGTGCTCGTGGAGGAGTCGCCGCACGAGGAAGGCATCTGCTACACGGTCCACGCCCCCCTCGGCCGATCGGCCTGCGAGGCTGCGGCTCGGGCCTTCGCGGCGCGGCTCGGCCGACGGTTCGGGCGTGACCTCGGGCTGGTCGTCGCCGACCTCGGCTGGCAGGTCCGCCTGCCGATCGAGGCGTCCCTGAAATCGGCCGATTTGCCCCCCCTGCTCGACCCCGAAGGCTTCGCCGAGGACGTGCTCGCCGGGATCGACCGGGGCGATCTCGCCGCCCGCCGCTTCCGGCATGTCGCCTCGACCGCCTTGATGGTCCTCCGCCGTCCCGAAGGGGGCCGGACGAAGGTCGGGGGCCTGCTCTGGGTCAGCCAGCGTCTCTACCCCCTCGTCCAGGCTGCTTGCCCCGATCACCCGCTCCTGAAAGAGACCCATCGCGAGGTCTTGCACGACCTGCTCGACACCGAGACAGCCCTCGACTGGCTTCAATCCCGACCGGTCGTCCGCTTCCGATCACTCGACGGCCCCTCTCCCTTCACCGCCTGCTGGATTGACTCGGCCGGGCCGGAGCCGCTGCGGTTCGAGTCGCCCGAGGAGGCACTCCGGAGGTTCCACGAGCGGCTCTTCTCGGGCGATCAGAGCTGA
- a CDS encoding DUF1559 domain-containing protein, with the protein MLMQSRRGFTLIELLVVIAIIGVLIALLLPAVQAAREAARRAQCVNNLKQLGIALHSYHGAVGSFPIGYTVYDAPWPGDPTVPGGHAKWGVLAHLTPYLEQSAVHDAINFDFPIIGGPNQNYATFPANLTALSTRVGIFHCPSDGIDRPTPPIYGTNYVATAGSGLDVPANGYRQIDGTFYINSSTKLADIRDGSSNTAVMSESLIGPGGPYNIPVANMAEDLRRYIRHVNTLTDAACRAAVNVHPNKRGNWADGDANATTYSHWYPPNPREPSCNRHSVGWSEASSNHPGGVNLLLGDGSVRFIKDSISPETWRALSTRKGGEVISADQL; encoded by the coding sequence ATGCTGATGCAATCGCGACGCGGCTTTACGCTGATTGAGTTGCTGGTGGTCATTGCCATCATTGGTGTGCTGATCGCCTTGCTCCTACCCGCGGTGCAGGCGGCCCGCGAGGCGGCGCGTCGGGCGCAATGCGTCAACAACCTGAAGCAGCTCGGGATCGCTTTGCACAGTTATCATGGTGCGGTCGGTAGCTTCCCGATCGGCTACACCGTGTACGATGCCCCCTGGCCGGGTGATCCGACCGTGCCCGGCGGCCACGCCAAGTGGGGGGTGCTTGCGCACCTGACACCTTACCTTGAGCAATCCGCCGTCCACGACGCGATCAACTTCGACTTCCCGATCATCGGCGGGCCGAATCAGAATTACGCGACCTTCCCTGCGAACCTAACAGCTCTCTCGACCCGGGTGGGAATCTTCCACTGCCCGAGCGACGGCATCGACCGGCCGACCCCGCCGATTTACGGAACGAACTACGTCGCCACGGCCGGATCGGGCCTCGACGTTCCCGCCAACGGCTACCGTCAGATCGACGGTACCTTCTATATCAATTCCTCAACCAAGCTCGCCGACATTCGCGATGGTTCGAGCAACACGGCGGTGATGTCTGAGAGCCTCATCGGCCCTGGAGGACCGTATAACATCCCCGTGGCGAACATGGCCGAGGATCTTCGCCGCTACATCCGCCACGTCAACACCCTGACCGATGCCGCGTGCCGGGCCGCCGTCAACGTCCACCCCAACAAGCGAGGCAACTGGGCCGACGGTGACGCCAACGCCACCACCTATTCTCACTGGTACCCGCCCAACCCCCGCGAGCCGAGCTGTAACCGCCACTCTGTCGGCTGGAGCGAGGCCAGCAGCAACCACCCCGGCGGTGTCAACCTCCTGCTCGGTGACGGCTCCGTCCGGTTCATCAAAGATTCCATCTCCCCCGAAACCTGGCGAGCCCTCTCGACCCGAAAGGGAGGCGAGGTCATCAGCGCCGATCAGCTCTGA